A stretch of DNA from Variovorax paradoxus:
CGGAGTCCGAAGGCGGCATGGACATGGACCAGCTCACATGGGCCCTGCTGATGGAAGAGGCCGGCTACGCCTGGCTGTCGCTGCGCACCATGCTCAACATCACGAACGGCCCGATCCACAAGATCGCGTCGGAAGGCACGCCCGAGCAGAAGGAGCGCTTTCTCAAGCCGCTGCTGGCCTCGCAGCGCCGCTGCTTCACCGCCATCAGCGAGCCCGGCACGGGCTCCAACATCGCGCAGGTCCAGACCCGCGCCGACCTGAAGGACGACCACTACGTGCTCAGCGGCCGCAAGCTGTGGATCACCAACGGCGCCTTCGCCGACTTCGGCATCGTGGTCGCGCGCACCTTCAGTCCCGACTGCCAGGGCCAGCTGTCGACCTTCCTGGTCGAGCGCGAAGTCTCGCCCTACGAGGTGCGCCGCGTCGACACCATGGTGCTGCGCAGCACCGGCACCGCCGAGCTGCACTTCGACAACGTGAAGGTGCCGCGCGCCAACCTGCTGGGCGAAGAGGGCAGCGCGCTCAAGCGCATGCTGGTGGGGCTCGACAGTGCACGCGTCAACATCGCCATGGGCGCGGTCGGTGCGGCGCAATCGGCGCTCGACCTGTCGATCGACTACGCACGCACGCGCACCCAGTTCGGCAAGCCCATCGGCAGCTTCCAGCTGGTGCAGAAACTCATCGTCGACATGACGGTGCGCGTGGAGGCCGCGCGTGCGCTCGGCCTGCGCGCCGCCGCCGCGCTCGATGCCCAGCACGACGCGCGCATGGCGTGCTCCATCGCCAAGCTGTACGCCACCGAGGCGGCGCACGAGGTGGCGAGCATGGCGCTGCAGGTGCACGGCGGCCTGGGCTACTCGACCGACTACCCGATCGAGCGCATCTTCCGCGACACGCGCGGCGGCACCATTCCCGAAGGCACGACCGAGGTGCAGACCCTGATCGTCGGGCGCGAGATTCTCGGCATCTCGGCCATTGCGTGACGCGGCAAGGAACACGCACCATGGAGAAACGCACCCACGACACCCCGGCCGACCTGTCGCGCCTCATCAACCCGCGTTCCATCGCACTCGTCGGTGCATCCGACCGCGAAGGCAGCATCGGCGAACGCACGCTCACCAACCTGCTCACGCATTCGGCGTTCAGCGGCGACGTCTACCTCGTCAACCCGACCAAGCCCGAGATCCGCGGCCGCCGCTGCTGGCCCAGCGTGGCCGCGCTGCCCGACACGCCCGACGTGGCCGTGGTCGCCGTGCCCGCGAGCGGCGTGCTCACGGTCATCGAGGAGTGCGCCGCGCGCGGCGTGGCCTTCGCGGTCATCCTGAGCTCGGGCTTCGGCGAAGCCGGCGCCGAGGGCGAGCGCGAACAGCAGCGCATGAAGGAGATCGCCGAGCGCAGCGGCCTGCGCCTGTACGGCCCCAACTGCCCGGGGCTCACCAACGTCAACGGCCGCCTGGGCCTGACCTTCTCGCCCTCGTTCCCGCACGACCTGGTGCAGGGCCCGATCGGCCTGGCCACGCAGGGCGGCGGCCTCGGGCGCAACGTGATGCAGGCCATGGAGCGCGGCATCGGCATCGGCCTGTGGGCCTCGACCGGCAACGAGGTCGACCTGCAGGTGGCCGACTTCATCCACTACATGGCGGACGCGCCCGACATCAAGGTCATCGTCACCTTGCTCGAAGGCATCAAGGACGGCCCGAAGTTCGTGGCGGCGGTGCAGCGCGCGGCAGCCAACGGCAAGCCGGTGATCGGGCTGAAGGTCGGCAAGTCGGAGTACGGCCGGCGCGCGGCGCAGTCGCACACCGCGTCGCTCACGGGCTCGGCCGAGGTCAACAGCGCCGTGTTCCGCCAGTTCGGCGTGATCGAGGTCGACGACATCGACGAACTGGTCGACACTGCCTGGCTGTTCGCCCGCGCCATGCCGGGCACGCAGGACGCGCTGGGCATCTATTGCTCGTCGGGCGGTACCGCGGCGCTCGCGGCCGACGCGGTGGGCTCGGCCGGGCTCACGCTCGCCGCGTTCACGCCCGAGACCACGGCGGTGCTGCGCGCCAAGCTGCCGGACTACGCCGCCATCGACAACCCGGTCGACACCACCGCCATGGTGCTCAGCGACAAGACCGTGGTGGAAACCACGCTCGGCTGCGTGGCCAACGACGCGAACCTGGGCCTGACCATCGTGCCCATCGCGCTCGACTACGGCGAGACGACCACGCGCATGGCCGACAACATCATCAATGCGCAAAAGGGCTGCGCGGCACCCATCGTGCCGATCTGGATGAGCGACCGCCTCGGCGAAGGCTACCAGCGGCTCGTGGCTGCAGGGTTCGCTCCTCCGCGCTCGGTGGGCAAGGCGATCTCGGCCATCCAGCGCTGGGTGGACTACGGCCGCTGGAAGCGCGCGAACCCCGACATCCAGCCGGTCGCGCTGCCACCGCTCGCCGCACCGCTCGGCGAAGGCGCCACGCGCAGCCTCTCTGAAGCGCAGGCCAAGCAATTGCTGCGCGATGCGGGCATCGCCTTGCTGCCGAACGCGCTGGCAACGACCGCCGACGAGGCGCGCGCGCTCGCCGATCGCATGGGCTACCCCGTCGTCGCGAAGATCGCGAGCCAGCAGATCGTGCACAAGTCCGACATCGGCGGCGTGCAGGTCGGCCTGCAGGATGCGGCACAGGTGGCCGCGGCGTGGCGCGACATCATGGCCGCTGTGGCGAAGCACCAGCCCGAGGCCACCATCGACGGCCTGCTGATCGAGAAGATGGCGCCGCGCGGCGGTGTCGAACTGATGATCGGCGTGACGCGCGACCCGGTGTTCGGCCATGTGATGACCTTCGGCCTCGGCGGCATCTATGTCGAGATCTTCCGCGACGTCACGCGCCGGCTGCTGCCCATCGGCCCGCGCGATGCGGCGGCGATGGTGCGCGAGATGCGCTGTTTTCCGCTGCTCGACGGCGCGCGCGGCCGGCCTGCGGCCGACGTGGCCGCGCTCGAGGCGCTGCTCGTGCGCATCTCCGACTTCGTGATGCGGCACGCCGATCGCATCGAGGAGATGGACCTGAACCCGGTCTGGGTCGGCGCGAAGGGTGAAGGCGCGATGCCACTCGATGCCGTGATCATCGAGCGGGTGGAGCAGGGCGCATGAGTGCGGCGAGCGTGCCGCAGCCGCCGCTGGCCGGCATCACCGTCGTCGATTTCAGCGAGCTGCTGCCCGGCCCCTTCTTCACGCAGAGCCTGGCCGAGCTGGGCGCGCGCGTGATCAAGATCGAGCGTCCGCCCGGTGGCGACAACGTGCGCCGCATGGGCCCCGGTGTGTTCGAGGCGGTCAACCGCGGCAAGCAGAGCCTGCTGGCAGACCTGAAGGACGACGCGCAGCGCGCCGAGGTGCGTGCGCTCAT
This window harbors:
- a CDS encoding acyl-CoA dehydrogenase family protein; this encodes MNFTPDADQALLRDSIRRFMKSEVTPLIAKHDVEKTFPFEILKGLAQFGYIGGRLPESEGGMDMDQLTWALLMEEAGYAWLSLRTMLNITNGPIHKIASEGTPEQKERFLKPLLASQRRCFTAISEPGTGSNIAQVQTRADLKDDHYVLSGRKLWITNGAFADFGIVVARTFSPDCQGQLSTFLVEREVSPYEVRRVDTMVLRSTGTAELHFDNVKVPRANLLGEEGSALKRMLVGLDSARVNIAMGAVGAAQSALDLSIDYARTRTQFGKPIGSFQLVQKLIVDMTVRVEAARALGLRAAAALDAQHDARMACSIAKLYATEAAHEVASMALQVHGGLGYSTDYPIERIFRDTRGGTIPEGTTEVQTLIVGREILGISAIA
- a CDS encoding acetate--CoA ligase family protein — encoded protein: MEKRTHDTPADLSRLINPRSIALVGASDREGSIGERTLTNLLTHSAFSGDVYLVNPTKPEIRGRRCWPSVAALPDTPDVAVVAVPASGVLTVIEECAARGVAFAVILSSGFGEAGAEGEREQQRMKEIAERSGLRLYGPNCPGLTNVNGRLGLTFSPSFPHDLVQGPIGLATQGGGLGRNVMQAMERGIGIGLWASTGNEVDLQVADFIHYMADAPDIKVIVTLLEGIKDGPKFVAAVQRAAANGKPVIGLKVGKSEYGRRAAQSHTASLTGSAEVNSAVFRQFGVIEVDDIDELVDTAWLFARAMPGTQDALGIYCSSGGTAALAADAVGSAGLTLAAFTPETTAVLRAKLPDYAAIDNPVDTTAMVLSDKTVVETTLGCVANDANLGLTIVPIALDYGETTTRMADNIINAQKGCAAPIVPIWMSDRLGEGYQRLVAAGFAPPRSVGKAISAIQRWVDYGRWKRANPDIQPVALPPLAAPLGEGATRSLSEAQAKQLLRDAGIALLPNALATTADEARALADRMGYPVVAKIASQQIVHKSDIGGVQVGLQDAAQVAAAWRDIMAAVAKHQPEATIDGLLIEKMAPRGGVELMIGVTRDPVFGHVMTFGLGGIYVEIFRDVTRRLLPIGPRDAAAMVREMRCFPLLDGARGRPAADVAALEALLVRISDFVMRHADRIEEMDLNPVWVGAKGEGAMPLDAVIIERVEQGA